TTAGGGCAGCGTAACTCATCGTATTCCCCTTCTGTCTGGAATTTGTCTGCAGGCCCAGCACGAGCAAGCCACAATAAAAGAACTATTAGCACGCTTCGGTACTGCCTAAAGAAAGCAAGAACTTAGGTTGTTGGGTATTTTTGCTCGTTTTCGAAAATATAACGGCGTAATGCGTTTCGCCCAGGGCCAGACGTGTTTTCTATCACTTGCCGAGTTGCGGCTTATGTTGCCCGCAGGGGAACTTCGGCGCTTGGTGTTGCTCTTTGGCAACCTGCGCTAGGATTTGCGAGTGTGAACGCGTCAAGTGAATTGCCTTCTTTTATAGAAGGAAAACGCGCCTCTCCGAGTAGGAGTGAGGCTCTACTAATCGGAATTTTGCTCTTCCCGTAGTGTTTTGAAAGCCCTAATAATACCTGAAGCAGTTCGGCAAGAAATGTGTGCGTATCTATGCGGCTACAGTGTGTTAGGATGTATATTGAAAAAGTATGGTGGTAGCTTCCGGCGCCAGTTCTGCAGTGAATGAGCAACCTGTTCTAAGAAGTGTAATCTTCAATTCGATAAAACAAGGCGCGTGAAACCGCCTAGACAACCCGATCACTGGCGGAGTATAAACACGCCATAAGTAGTTCACTGGCACGCCAATCACCGTTGGTCGCTGCTTTTGCAACATTAAGTCAAGGGTATCAGCGCAGTGCACAATGAATTGCTCTAAAAAGCACTAAACGACGTTTATTGTCACACATTTCACGTACTCAGCTTGGTTTCAAGCTTTTCGTCTGATACACGACGAAGCCGTAGAACATCAAATTGACGTTGGCAGGAGCCCTGAAGGTACAAAGGTAAATTGAACAACGTCACACGGGTCCATAGGATCCTATGCGACAAATATTTTTAGCAACACACTCGTGCTTGCCAAGAACGTGCAGGATCTGTTTTCACGCCGTATAAGTCGTTACATTGGAATAGCATACATAGTTATGACCCGAATGTTACATTACGTCGTACAGAAAATTAAAAGCAAATAATACGTTCGAAGCAGATAACGCGACAAATAAAACCGCATGCTGACTGGTTGGGCACGCAACGAAGATCACAAATGGACCAGTCCTGTCGGTGTTGGTGGTGGCGATGGCCAAACCATCACGTTTTCGAACGTCGTAAGGGCGCTGGTCGCTGGAGGAGACGTGTGCACCGGCGTTGGTAATGGGAAGGACCCCACGTAGAGTTGCTGACCCTTGTCATGAGGCAGAACGAACCAGTCTTGGTCGTGGTTCGGATTACTCAAGAATGGACCAGCATCCGTCCAGTCTGGCACCCAGAGTGCGGGTGGTCGGGCGTCATCACGTCGCCGACTGAGaaaaaagtgtaaaaaaaaagctcTGCAAAAAGACAGGACCAGCCAAAGGACAGGACAAAACAAACAGCGGTCAATTACGCTATCTGCATCACAGACCTAATGACTATGCACTGAAAGGATCAAGTACCAGTGGCCGAAAACCGGACGTTTGTGAAGACAGACGTGGCATTGTTTATACTTCGTTTAACCTCATAGTGCCCTCAAGCATCAACAAAAGAAGTACTTGCTATCATAAGTTGCGCAGAAGTGTTAAAATTACTCCCGGCGAAGCTTTAGCAAATGTGATGCATGAGCGGGTCACGTAGTAGTGTAAAGTGCTACTAAGCAAGCACCCAATTAAGTAAGCTCCGCACGGCCTCAGCACCTTTCTTCGCATTGAAAATCATGTAGGGCCGACCATTTTTTGAACGTGCTGGCATTTTTTTGTTTCTACATTCTAACCCATGACAGAAACGCACGCGAAGGGGGACGTTACATTGAGATAGTCGCTGTAGCTGGACACCCTTTCGGGCTCTCTCCATGCTTAAGGTTCAGAGGGAAGTCTCAGTAAAGGTAGCAccaaaagacaaagaaaaaagtcACAAAGAAGTAGCAAATAAAAAAGATAGACGAAAAAGAACAGCAGTCTTCCAGAGTTAGCAAGAAGCCAGACATTTCAGATGATGGGGGTAGGCAAGGGCTAGGGCGAAGGAGGCACATTAAGGAGCTTTAAGGGCGACAAGCGAAGAGCTGGGGTGCGCGAGGGAACATGCGAAGGAGTTAGGTTTGTTGCATTGCAAACTGAAAGGAAACGTCTGTAGACAACGTTTTTCATTTACATTTTGACAGCGTACATGTCCTAGCGAAAGTGATTGGAACCCACGAGCTGCGGCCGAACTGCATCATATTTCCCGTTAGCAGCCTTTAAGGGAAGCTAGACGCACTCACTGCGTCCAGTGGGCGTATCTAGCGTGCGCGAACTGCACAAACTGCTATGCTGCTTTCAGCCCCATCACGCTGGTGATAGAGTATAGCCCCAGAAACTGTCAACGACGCTGCGAGCCACGGGGAAAGGCACAGATCGAGGGGTGTCAACCGGCTATCGGCATCAACGTTTGGGTATACGCGATTCCCTTTCCTAGCGAGACTGTTATAGGGCACTGGACACAGTGTGTCCACGGTTCCTTCTTAAAATTACTTTTTTGCCCCACTAGTACATTCATTTTAATTGCTTCTTAATGTGCTTGGACATGCAAGGCGAGGAATTTATCCGAGATGATATATGGCTCAGTTTCTTAACGAAGTTGTGAGCGCTAAAGCACAAGGACGTGTTCGTAAGCTCTTCCGTTGTTCAGTCAATAAATGAACGCCTTGCTGCTTTCAGTCgcctgctttaaaaaaaaaaacgcacgggAATATTTCCTCAAATGCAGTGCTCCATGCGTTGAGATGCAACTGTCATATCAAAATAATCTCACCAGATGGCCCAGCAAGATCTGAGGAAATGTGATTGTACCGTAATTTCAACGAAGCCTATACATTCTTTAGCCTTGGCCAATTATGCGTAGTGATGTTTTGTCTATTACAGCAAAAATACAAGGTGTCCGCAGTTTGGGCCGCGTAGCGCTTATCACGAATTAGATGGGAATGTAGGCACAGGTTAAGCAAGGCTTTGCACCCAGACGACGTAGGCCAGATTCTTACCAACCCAAATGCCGCAAACGCGTTTTGCAATGAAAGCAAACTGAGATATCTAAATGGAAAATTTCAAATTTAGGAAAAAAGCTGTCTCTGGACCTGTCAGTAAGATGGACAATAATGCGCTGGTTTGGACACCCTCTATCTGCAGGTTGACTCAGACGACACCAGTGAAACAATTCCGATTACTTTTGACGAAAGATGTCTAACTTGCACCAGAATATCGATTCGCAGGTTCTTTTGCGTTACGCGCTGATCAGAATGCGGCCACTGTGGCCAAGAATAAATGACGAAGACCAGAgaaacgacgatggcgtgataaCAGTCATATTCAGGTGGTGACGTGTATGCAGGTGtcgattttacgtgccagaacctcGACCCGATTACGGGAcccgccgtattgggggactccggattaagctGGAGCACCTGGAGTTaattaacgagcacctaaatctaagtacagaaTCATTTTTACGtttcgcccacatcaaaatgcggccgccttgaCCAGGTGCGAACCCACACCTCTAGCTCAGCTCTGTAACACTGCAGGCACAGGTCTACTGTACGCCTAAGTGGACAAGCAGAAACGGTGGAGCGATAATAACCAACAAAATAAGTCTCGCCTGCGCCAGATTTGAGAAGAAAGCATGACGGTGCAGGTTGTAACGTTCACAGCTACGCTTATTCATGGGCTTCCCATCTAGTGCTGTTTTCTGGCGCTAGCAAATAAAACCAGCTGaacagttttattttattttatcttttaATACAGTTTTTCATTCGAAAGCTCGACTCGCGATGCTGGCTGCGTCACTAAAAGCAATTTCGACTGCTATAAAAACAGTGGTGGCGTCCAGAGATATATATTCTTCACGCGACGTCATGGACGCGGCTTCTCGCCGTGCGATTACCCATATATATCGAGTACAATGACGGCAGTGCACCGTATTATCAGACGCATATTGTTTTGCTGCTTGAAGGTGACCGTTGTTCACGGGATAATCACGGCACAATAAGCGCATGTTGGGCTATCAGGTTCCTTGATTACGCAGCGCGTCAACATCCTAGCACCCTAATATGGCGGCCACTATGACGTCAATTTGCAGTTTCTGTAGAAGTATGCCGAAAACACGTTAATACATCTACAATCCGAGTGTGCTCCAGAATTAGTTTGCATTAGTTTAGGGGAATATGAGGCTTCTCGCTATCAacaatattgtgcaacactgCCGAAAATAGGAAACCCCACAGACGTATTCGCGTCAATTTAGGGCTAACCAATACGCATAATTTTGTTTCCACAGTCTGCAGTTCGCGGGACATTGTTATTATTTTGGCGCGTACACTTCAAAGTCCGCGCCACCTTAGGTGACCAGATTAGCTAGCGACATGACGTGGTACTCTGCAGAAATTTCACATATCGAGCGTTAAACTTAATGATCCGAGTCATGTTTCATTCCGTAAGCACCATACAACTACTTAGCAAACGCATGGAAGCTTTCTGGGCACGGCATTCCTTACCTCTTGAACGAAGTCTTGAGCGGTAGGTTATGACGTGAACTTGCTGTACGATGGTAATCGAGAGGTGACGTCGTATCCACACCATCCGCACTGGTGCGTACGTAAGAAATGAAGAAGAGGCTGGCGATGGTGGCGGCGGTGGCAATGCCATACGCGGTCACCTGAAGCTCCCAGCGGTCGGTGAGCTTCATCAAGAAGGCGCAAAAGAGGGCTCCGAACGAAAATACGAACACTGAGAGGAGGACACAAGTTCCCTTGGAAACGGATATGCCACACAAAGTTTGGCGCGATGCCTCCCTACACTGCCCTTCGACGttcgatgagagtggcttgcattTTGCAGCCCGTGCTACAGAgggaaaaaagcaaacaaaagacAAAGAGCACTGCGAAAAGAAATGTCAAAGACACTACTAGAACTGAGCGAATAGTTAAACGTCATGGTACCGCGCTGTCAATATGCCAATGTTTATGCCGACAACTTTCACATCTCTTACTATCGCTAGCGTCACTCTTATGACTGTAAAGATGTGTGGGATACTGCCACACGGTGAAGGCTGCAAG
This genomic stretch from Dermacentor silvarum isolate Dsil-2018 chromosome 2, BIME_Dsil_1.4, whole genome shotgun sequence harbors:
- the LOC125943651 gene encoding uncharacterized protein LOC125943651 is translated as MGRKARAAKCKPLSSNVEGQCREASRQTLCGISVSKGTCVLLSVFVFSFGALFCAFLMKLTDRWELQVTAYGIATAATIASLFFISYVRTSADGVDTTSPLDYHRTASSRHNLPLKTSFKSRRRDDARPPALWVPDWTDAGPFLSNPNHDQDWFVLPHDKGQQLYVGSFPLPTPVHTSPPATSALTTFENVMVWPSPPPTPTGLVHL